One genomic segment of Hordeum vulgare subsp. vulgare chromosome 2H, MorexV3_pseudomolecules_assembly, whole genome shotgun sequence includes these proteins:
- the LOC123425069 gene encoding uncharacterized protein LOC123425069 isoform X1 has product MAIPYRITGGHSRRSPLPLPTARALLAAVFTGAVLSILCVLSFTDSFSYLGFQPTSVDKRESSRQYLYWGARIDCPGKHCSSCAGLGHQESSLRCALEEALFLDRIFVMPSRMCLSSVHNTKGIIDSSNATSNPRWETSYCAMESLYDIDLISKTVPVVLDNPRSWYGIVSRSTKLGEGDVAHVQGVSRDELKDNPLYSDALLVNRTASPLAWFMECKDRTKRSSVMLPYTFLPTMPARKLRVAAHKIKEILGEYDAIHVRRGDLLKNRKDRFGVERSLHPHLDRDTRPEYIKRRIAKWIPKGRTLFIASNERAPGFFSPLSDRYKLAYSSNFSSILEPVIENNYQLFMVERLIMQGAKTFVKTMKELDSDLALCDDPKKNTKIWEIPVYTR; this is encoded by the exons ATGGCGATCCCCTACCGGATCACCGGCGGCCACAGCCGGCGGAGCCCGCTGCCGCTGCCTACCGCGAGGGCGCTCCTCGCCGCCGTCTTCACCGGGGCGGTCCTCTCCATCCTCTGCGTCCTCTCATTCACCGACTCCTTCTCCTACCTGGGGTTCCAGCCCACGAGCGTCGACAAGCGGGAGAGCAGCCGCCAGTACCTCTACTGGGGCGCCCGCATCGACTGCCCCGGCAAGCACTGCAGCTCCTGCGCCGGCCTCGGCCACCAGGAGTCCAGCCTCCGCTGCGCCCTCGAGGAGGCCCTCTTCCTCGACAG GATTTTCGTCATGCCCTCAAGGATGTGCCTTAGTTCAGTGCACAACACAAAGGGGATAATTGATTCAAGCAACGCAACTTCAAATCCAAG ATGGGAAACAAGTTATTGCGCAATGGAATCCTTATATGATATAGACCTCATATCGAAAACTGTACCTGTTGTTTTGGACAATCCGCGTTCATGGTATGGGATAGTATCGAGAAGTACAAAACTAGGGGAAGGAGACGTAGCGCATGTGCAAGGAGTTAGCAGAGATGAACTCAAAGATAATCCACTTTACTCAGATGCTCTCCTTGTAAACCGCACCGCGAGTCCTCTTGCTTG GTTTATGGAGTGCAAGGATCGGACCAAGCGTAGCTCTGTGATGTTACCATACACTTTTCTGCCAACTATGCCAGCTAGAAAACTGAGAGTTGCAGCACATAAG ATAAAAGAGATCCTTGGTGAATATGATGCTATTCATGTCAGACGGGGTGACCTACTGAAGAATAGGAAAGATAGATTTGGTGTTGAGAGGAGCCTTCATCCTCATCTGGACAGAGATACCCGTCCTGAGTACATCAAAAGAAGAATCGCAAAGTGGATTCCGAAAGGTCGCACTCTTTTCATTGCTTCAAATGAAAGAGCACCAGGATTCTTCTCGCCTCTATCAGACAG GTACAAGTTGGCATACTCATCTAACTTCAGTAGCATATTGGAGCCAGTAATCGAGAACAATTACCAGTTATTCATGGTGGAAAGGTTAATCATGCAAGGAGCAAAGACATTTGTGAAGACAATGAAAGAACTAGATAGTGATCTTGCTCTCTGCGACGACCCCAAGAAGAACACCAAAATCTGGGAAATACCAGTTTACACTAGATGA
- the LOC123425069 gene encoding uncharacterized protein LOC123425069 isoform X2 codes for MECKDRTKRSSVMLPYTFLPTMPARKLRVAAHKIKEILGEYDAIHVRRGDLLKNRKDRFGVERSLHPHLDRDTRPEYIKRRIAKWIPKGRTLFIASNERAPGFFSPLSDRYKLAYSSNFSSILEPVIENNYQLFMVERLIMQGAKTFVKTMKELDSDLALCDDPKKNTKIWEIPVYTR; via the exons ATGGAGTGCAAGGATCGGACCAAGCGTAGCTCTGTGATGTTACCATACACTTTTCTGCCAACTATGCCAGCTAGAAAACTGAGAGTTGCAGCACATAAG ATAAAAGAGATCCTTGGTGAATATGATGCTATTCATGTCAGACGGGGTGACCTACTGAAGAATAGGAAAGATAGATTTGGTGTTGAGAGGAGCCTTCATCCTCATCTGGACAGAGATACCCGTCCTGAGTACATCAAAAGAAGAATCGCAAAGTGGATTCCGAAAGGTCGCACTCTTTTCATTGCTTCAAATGAAAGAGCACCAGGATTCTTCTCGCCTCTATCAGACAG GTACAAGTTGGCATACTCATCTAACTTCAGTAGCATATTGGAGCCAGTAATCGAGAACAATTACCAGTTATTCATGGTGGAAAGGTTAATCATGCAAGGAGCAAAGACATTTGTGAAGACAATGAAAGAACTAGATAGTGATCTTGCTCTCTGCGACGACCCCAAGAAGAACACCAAAATCTGGGAAATACCAGTTTACACTAGATGA